One stretch of Pseudomonas fragi DNA includes these proteins:
- a CDS encoding aspartate aminotransferase family protein: MSVEQAPVQRADFDQVMVPNYAPAAFIPVRGAGSRVWDQAGRELIDFAGGIAVNVLGHAHPALVGALTEQANTLWHVSNVFTNEPALRLAKKLVDSTFAERVFFCNSGAEANEAAFKLARRVAHDRFGSEKYEIIAALNSFHGRTLFTVNVGGQSKYSDGFGPKITGITHVPFNDLAALKAAISDKTCAVVLEPIQGEGGVLPAEQAYLQGARELCDQHNALLVFDEVQTGMGRTGELFAYMHYGVTPDILTSAKSLGGGFPIAAMLTTEALAKHLVVGTHGTTYGGNPLACAVGNAVIDVINTPQVLQGVKAKHDLFKTRLEQIGQQYGLFTEVRGMGLLLGCVLSDAWKGRAKDIFNAAEKENLMILQAGPDVVRFAPSLVVEEADIKEGLDRFERAVKNLTQA, translated from the coding sequence ATGTCCGTTGAGCAAGCCCCGGTGCAACGCGCCGATTTCGATCAGGTCATGGTTCCCAACTACGCACCTGCAGCCTTTATTCCTGTGCGTGGCGCCGGTTCCCGAGTGTGGGACCAGGCCGGTCGAGAGCTGATCGACTTCGCAGGCGGCATTGCCGTTAACGTACTGGGTCATGCGCATCCGGCATTGGTCGGTGCCTTGACCGAGCAGGCGAATACTCTCTGGCATGTGTCCAACGTGTTCACCAACGAGCCGGCCCTGCGCCTGGCCAAAAAACTGGTGGATTCGACCTTCGCCGAGCGCGTGTTCTTCTGCAACTCGGGCGCTGAAGCCAACGAGGCCGCCTTCAAGCTGGCCCGTCGCGTGGCGCATGACCGTTTCGGCAGCGAGAAGTACGAAATCATCGCCGCACTCAACAGCTTCCACGGCCGCACGCTGTTTACCGTGAACGTGGGCGGGCAGTCGAAGTACTCCGACGGTTTCGGCCCGAAAATCACCGGCATTACCCATGTCCCGTTCAACGATCTTGCCGCGCTGAAAGCGGCGATCTCGGACAAGACATGCGCCGTGGTGCTGGAACCGATCCAGGGCGAAGGCGGCGTGCTGCCGGCCGAGCAGGCTTACCTGCAGGGCGCCCGTGAACTGTGCGACCAGCACAATGCGCTGCTGGTGTTTGACGAAGTGCAAACCGGCATGGGCCGTACTGGCGAGCTGTTTGCCTATATGCATTACGGCGTGACCCCGGACATCCTTACCAGCGCCAAGAGCCTGGGCGGCGGTTTCCCGATCGCAGCCATGCTGACCACCGAAGCGTTGGCCAAGCATCTGGTTGTGGGTACCCACGGCACCACCTATGGTGGCAACCCGCTGGCGTGCGCCGTCGGCAATGCAGTGATCGATGTGATCAATACCCCGCAGGTGCTGCAGGGCGTGAAGGCCAAGCATGACCTGTTCAAGACCCGTCTTGAGCAAATCGGCCAGCAATACGGCCTGTTCACCGAAGTGCGCGGCATGGGCCTGTTGCTGGGGTGTGTATTGAGCGATGCCTGGAAGGGCCGCGCCAAGGACATTTTCAACGCCGCTGAAAAAGAAAACCTGATGATTCTGCAGGCCGGCCCCGACGTGGTGCGTTTTGCGCCAAGCCTGGTGGTTGAAGAGGCCGATATCAAAGAAGGCCTGGATCGCTTCGAACGTGCCGTGAAGAATCTGACGCAAGCCTGA
- a CDS encoding ABC transporter permease, producing the protein MIFDYNVIWASMPLYLSGLLETVKLLGISLFFGLLAAVPLGLMRVSKQAWVNFPAWLFTYVIRGTPMLVQLFLIYYGLAQFEVIRDSFMWPLLSSATFCACLAFAINTSAYTAEIIAGSLRATPNGEIEAAKAMGMSRSKMYRRILLPSAMRRALPQYSNEVIMMLQTTSLASIVTLIDITGAARTVNAQYYLPFEAYITAGAFYLCLTFILVRLFKLAERRWLGYMAPRKA; encoded by the coding sequence ATGATCTTTGACTACAACGTCATCTGGGCCAGCATGCCGCTGTACCTGAGCGGGCTGCTGGAAACCGTGAAACTGCTGGGTATCTCGCTGTTTTTCGGCTTGCTGGCGGCCGTGCCGCTGGGTTTGATGCGGGTCTCCAAGCAGGCCTGGGTCAACTTTCCTGCCTGGCTGTTTACCTATGTGATTCGTGGCACGCCGATGCTGGTGCAGCTGTTCTTGATCTATTACGGTCTGGCCCAGTTCGAAGTCATCCGTGACAGCTTTATGTGGCCGCTGTTGTCCAGTGCCACCTTCTGCGCCTGCCTGGCATTTGCCATCAATACCAGTGCCTATACTGCCGAAATCATTGCCGGCAGCTTGCGGGCCACGCCCAATGGCGAGATTGAAGCAGCCAAGGCGATGGGCATGTCCCGTTCCAAGATGTATCGCCGCATTCTGTTGCCGTCGGCCATGCGCCGGGCGCTGCCGCAATACAGCAACGAAGTGATCATGATGTTGCAGACCACCAGCCTGGCCTCCATCGTGACCCTGATCGACATCACCGGCGCTGCGCGTACGGTCAATGCCCAGTACTACCTGCCGTTTGAGGCCTATATCACGGCTGGTGCTTTCTACCTGTGCCTGACGTTCATTCTGGTGCGCCTGTTCAAACTGGCCGAGCGCCGCTGGCTGGGCTATATGGCCCCGCGCAAGGCCTGA
- the argR gene encoding transcriptional regulator ArgR has protein sequence MTAHRIGFLIWPSTKALTLALAEEALRVAQRVHPEVVYELLFLQAEAPLEGAWQLPGEPWNGKLEGCQKLFLLADEPPAALAPALSSALKQLVRAGCVIGGLSAGVYPLAQLGLLDGYRAAVHWRWQDDFAERFPKVIATSHLFDWDRDRLSACGGLSVLDLLLAVLARDHGAELAGAVSEELVVERIREGGERQRIPLQNRLGSSHPKLTQAVLLMEANIEEPLTTDEIAQHVCVSRRQLERIFKQYLNRVPSQYYLELRLNKARQMLMQTSKSIIQIGLSCGFSSGPHFSSAYRNFFGATPREDRNQRRSSSPFELSSAPAERG, from the coding sequence ATGACCGCCCATCGAATTGGTTTCCTCATTTGGCCCAGCACCAAGGCCCTGACCCTGGCGCTGGCCGAGGAAGCGTTGCGTGTTGCCCAGCGCGTGCATCCTGAAGTCGTTTACGAATTGTTGTTCCTGCAGGCCGAAGCGCCGCTCGAGGGTGCCTGGCAATTGCCCGGTGAGCCCTGGAACGGCAAGCTGGAAGGCTGCCAAAAACTGTTTTTGCTCGCCGATGAGCCGCCAGCGGCCCTGGCCCCGGCCTTGAGCAGTGCGCTCAAACAGCTGGTGCGGGCAGGGTGCGTCATTGGCGGATTGTCAGCGGGCGTTTACCCGCTGGCACAACTGGGCCTGCTCGATGGTTACCGTGCGGCGGTTCACTGGCGCTGGCAGGATGATTTTGCCGAGCGCTTCCCCAAGGTGATTGCCACCAGTCATCTGTTTGACTGGGACCGTGACCGTCTCAGTGCCTGTGGCGGCTTGTCGGTGCTCGACCTGTTGCTGGCGGTACTGGCTCGCGATCATGGTGCCGAGCTGGCCGGAGCGGTGTCTGAAGAGCTGGTGGTCGAGCGCATCCGTGAAGGTGGCGAGCGTCAACGCATTCCCCTGCAAAACCGCCTTGGCTCCAGCCATCCCAAGTTGACCCAGGCTGTGCTGCTGATGGAGGCCAATATCGAAGAGCCCCTGACCACCGACGAAATCGCCCAGCATGTGTGCGTTTCCCGTCGGCAACTGGAGCGCATCTTCAAGCAGTACCTCAATCGCGTACCCAGCCAGTACTACCTCGAACTGCGCCTGAACAAGGCGCGGCAGATGCTGATGCAAACCAGCAAGTCGATCATCCAGATCGGCTTGTCCTGTGGCTTCTCGTCGGGGCCGCATTTCTCCAGCGCCTACCGCAACTTCTTTGGCGCGACCCCGCGTGAAGACCGCAACCAGCGCCGCAGCAGCAGCCCGTTCGAACTGTCGTCGGCACCCGCCGAGCGCGGCTGA
- the astA gene encoding arginine N-succinyltransferase, which produces MIVRPVRNSDLPALIELARSTGTGLTTLPANEERLLHRVTWAEKTFRGEAERGDADYLFVLENDDGKVVGISAIAGAVGLREPWYNFRVGLTVSASQELNIYREIPTLFLANDLTGNSELCSLFLSADYRTGLNGRMLAKARMLFIAEFPELFGNKIIAEMRGMSDENGRSPFWESLGRHFFKMEFSQADYLTGVGNKAFIAELMPKFPVYTCFLSEDARAVIGKVHTHTEPALNMLKSEGFSYQGYVDIFDAGPAVECETSKIRAVRDSEALVLAIGTPGDDATPYLMHNRKREDCRITAAPARLAAGTLVVDPLTAKRLQLSAGDQVRAVALSAQPVAPRESK; this is translated from the coding sequence ATGATCGTTCGTCCTGTACGCAACAGCGATTTACCGGCCCTGATTGAGCTGGCACGCAGCACCGGCACTGGCCTGACCACCTTGCCGGCCAACGAAGAGCGCTTGCTGCACCGGGTGACCTGGGCTGAAAAAACTTTCCGTGGCGAAGCCGAGCGCGGCGATGCGGACTACCTGTTCGTGCTGGAAAACGACGACGGCAAGGTGGTGGGAATTTCTGCCATTGCTGGCGCCGTGGGCTTGCGCGAGCCCTGGTACAACTTCCGTGTGGGCCTGACAGTCAGCGCCTCACAGGAACTGAATATTTATCGCGAAATCCCGACCCTGTTTCTGGCCAACGACCTGACCGGCAATTCCGAGCTGTGCTCGTTGTTCCTCAGTGCCGACTACCGCACCGGGCTCAATGGCCGCATGCTGGCCAAGGCGCGGATGCTGTTTATCGCCGAGTTCCCGGAGCTGTTTGGCAACAAGATCATTGCCGAAATGCGTGGCATGTCCGATGAAAACGGCCGCTCGCCGTTCTGGGAAAGCCTGGGCCGACACTTCTTCAAGATGGAGTTCAGCCAGGCTGACTACCTCACCGGTGTGGGCAACAAGGCCTTTATCGCCGAACTGATGCCCAAGTTCCCGGTGTACACCTGCTTCTTGTCCGAGGATGCGCGTGCGGTGATCGGCAAGGTGCATACCCACACCGAGCCGGCCTTGAACATGCTTAAAAGCGAGGGTTTCAGCTATCAGGGTTACGTCGACATCTTCGACGCAGGCCCGGCGGTCGAGTGCGAAACCAGCAAGATCCGTGCGGTACGCGACAGCGAAGCCCTGGTGCTGGCCATCGGTACCCCGGGTGACGATGCCACGCCTTACCTGATGCACAACCGCAAACGCGAAGATTGCCGCATCACGGCCGCCCCGGCGCGGCTGGCTGCAGGCACCCTGGTGGTCGATCCATTGACCGCCAAACGCTTGCAACTGAGCGCGGGCGACCAGGTGCGCGCCGTTGCCTTGTCCGCCCAGCCAGTGGCCCCACGGGAGTCGAAATAA
- the astD gene encoding succinylglutamate-semialdehyde dehydrogenase: MMSTLYIAGAWQDGQGEAFESLNPVTQQVLWAGQGADAGQVDAAVKAARQAFPQWARQTFEQRLSVLEAFAASLKNHADELSRCIGEETGKPLWESATEVTSMINKVAISVQSYRERTGEKSGPLGDATAVLRHKPHGVVAVFGPYNFPGHLPNGHIVPALLAGNSVVFKPSELTPKVAELTVKCWIEAGLPAGVLNLLQGARDTGIALAAHTGIDGLFFTGSSRTGNALHQQFAGRPDKILALEMGGNNPLVVDQVEDLDAAVYTIIQSAFISAGQRCTCARRLLVPQGAWGDSLLTRLVEVSQSIEVGAFDQQPAPFMGSVISLGAARALMDAQEVLLGSGAVALLEMHQPDSNAALLTPGIIDVTEVSERSDEELFGPLLQVIRYADFDAAIAEANNTAFGLAAGLLSDSEARYQQFWLESRAGIVNWNKQLTGAASSAPFGGIGASGNHRASAYYAADYCAYPVASLETPTLALPAALTPGVRLS, encoded by the coding sequence ATAATGAGTACGTTGTATATCGCAGGTGCCTGGCAGGACGGCCAGGGCGAGGCCTTTGAGTCGCTGAACCCGGTTACCCAGCAAGTGCTGTGGGCTGGCCAGGGTGCCGATGCCGGGCAAGTGGATGCGGCCGTCAAGGCCGCACGCCAGGCTTTCCCGCAGTGGGCCAGGCAGACATTCGAGCAGCGCCTGAGCGTACTCGAAGCGTTTGCGGCAAGTCTTAAAAACCATGCTGATGAACTGTCGCGCTGCATCGGTGAAGAAACCGGCAAGCCCCTCTGGGAGTCGGCTACCGAAGTCACCAGCATGATCAATAAAGTGGCGATCTCGGTGCAAAGCTACCGCGAGCGCACGGGTGAAAAAAGCGGCCCGCTGGGCGATGCCACGGCTGTTTTGCGCCACAAGCCCCACGGTGTGGTGGCGGTTTTCGGCCCGTACAACTTCCCCGGCCATTTGCCCAACGGCCATATTGTTCCGGCGTTGCTGGCCGGTAACAGCGTGGTGTTCAAGCCTAGCGAGCTGACCCCCAAAGTCGCCGAGCTGACGGTCAAGTGCTGGATCGAAGCGGGTCTGCCTGCGGGCGTGCTCAACCTGCTGCAGGGCGCGCGCGACACCGGTATTGCCCTGGCGGCGCACACTGGCATCGACGGTTTGTTCTTCACCGGTTCCAGTCGCACCGGCAACGCCCTGCACCAGCAGTTTGCCGGGCGTCCGGACAAGATCCTGGCCCTGGAAATGGGTGGCAACAACCCGCTGGTGGTCGATCAGGTCGAGGATCTGGATGCAGCGGTCTACACCATCATCCAGTCGGCCTTTATTTCCGCCGGGCAGCGTTGCACCTGTGCCCGCCGCTTGCTGGTGCCGCAGGGCGCCTGGGGCGACAGCCTGCTGACGCGTCTGGTCGAAGTCAGCCAGAGTATCGAAGTCGGTGCATTTGATCAGCAGCCAGCGCCATTCATGGGTTCGGTGATTTCCCTGGGTGCCGCGCGTGCCTTGATGGATGCCCAGGAGGTGTTGCTGGGTTCGGGTGCCGTGGCCTTGCTGGAAATGCATCAGCCTGACAGCAATGCGGCCCTGCTGACACCGGGCATTATCGATGTCACTGAAGTCAGCGAGCGTTCGGATGAAGAGTTGTTCGGGCCACTGCTGCAAGTGATCCGCTACGCCGACTTTGACGCTGCGATAGCCGAGGCCAACAACACCGCATTTGGTCTGGCGGCGGGCTTGTTGTCGGACTCCGAAGCACGTTACCAGCAGTTCTGGCTTGAGAGCCGGGCTGGCATCGTCAACTGGAACAAGCAGCTGACCGGCGCTGCCAGCAGTGCGCCGTTTGGCGGTATCGGGGCGTCGGGCAATCATCGCGCCAGTGCCTATTACGCGGCCGATTACTGCGCGTATCCGGTGGCTTCCCTTGAAACCCCGACACTGGCCTTGCCCGCAGCCCTGACCCCGGGCGTGCGCTTGTCGTAA
- a CDS encoding ABC transporter ATP-binding protein, producing MYKLEVQDLHKRYGSHEVLKGVSLAAKAGDVISIIGSSGSGKSTFLRCINLLEQPHAGKILLNGEELKLIASKDGALKAADPKQLQRMRSRLSMVFQHFNLWSHMTALENIMEAPVHVLGMSKAEARDKAEHYLQKVGVSHRKDAYPGHMSGGEQQRVAIARALAMEPEVMLFDEPTSALDPELVGDVLKVMQDLAQEGRTMVVVTHEMGFAREVSNQLVFLHKGIVEESGDPREVLVNPQCERLQQFLSGSLK from the coding sequence ATGTACAAACTTGAAGTCCAAGACCTGCATAAACGCTATGGCAGTCATGAAGTGCTCAAAGGCGTTTCACTGGCCGCCAAGGCAGGCGATGTGATCAGCATCATCGGTTCCAGTGGTTCCGGCAAAAGTACCTTCTTGCGTTGCATCAACCTGCTCGAGCAGCCCCATGCCGGCAAGATCCTGCTCAACGGCGAAGAGCTCAAGCTGATCGCCAGCAAAGATGGCGCGCTCAAGGCCGCCGATCCCAAGCAGTTGCAGCGCATGCGCTCGCGCCTGTCGATGGTGTTCCAGCATTTCAATCTGTGGTCACATATGACCGCGCTGGAAAACATCATGGAAGCGCCGGTGCATGTGCTGGGCATGTCCAAGGCCGAGGCCCGTGACAAGGCTGAGCACTACCTGCAGAAAGTGGGCGTGTCCCATCGCAAGGACGCCTACCCGGGGCATATGTCGGGTGGCGAGCAGCAGCGTGTGGCGATTGCCCGCGCCCTGGCGATGGAGCCGGAAGTCATGCTGTTTGACGAGCCAACGTCAGCACTTGACCCGGAGCTGGTGGGTGATGTGCTCAAGGTGATGCAGGACCTGGCCCAGGAAGGCCGCACGATGGTGGTGGTGACCCACGAAATGGGTTTTGCCCGTGAAGTGTCGAACCAGCTGGTGTTCCTGCACAAGGGGATAGTTGAAGAGAGCGGCGACCCGCGTGAAGTGCTGGTCAACCCGCAATGCGAGCGTTTGCAGCAGTTTTTGTCGGGCAGCTTGAAGTAA
- a CDS encoding ABC transporter substrate-binding protein, translating into MKKLVLLGALALSVLSLQAFAADKPLKIGIEAAYPPFASKAPDGSIVGFDYDIGNALCEQMQVKCVWVEQEFDGLIPALKVRKIDAILSSMSITEDRKKSVDFTNKYYLTPARLVMKEGTVVSDSLDELKGKKIGVQRGSIHDRFAKEVLAPKGAVVVPYGSQNEIYLDVEAGRLDGTVADATLLEDGFLKTPAGKGYAFAGPAFTDVKYFGDGVGIAVRKGDALKDKINAAITAIRENGKYKQIQDKYFNFDIYGQ; encoded by the coding sequence ATGAAGAAACTCGTGCTTCTTGGCGCCCTGGCACTGTCCGTGCTGTCCCTGCAGGCTTTTGCTGCTGACAAACCTCTGAAAATTGGTATTGAAGCGGCTTACCCTCCGTTCGCTTCCAAAGCCCCGGATGGCAGTATCGTGGGTTTTGACTACGACATCGGTAATGCACTGTGCGAGCAGATGCAGGTCAAGTGTGTGTGGGTCGAGCAAGAATTCGATGGTCTGATCCCTGCGCTTAAAGTGCGCAAAATCGACGCGATCCTGTCCTCGATGTCCATCACCGAAGACCGCAAGAAGTCGGTTGATTTCACCAACAAGTACTACCTGACCCCGGCTCGCCTGGTGATGAAGGAAGGTACTGTGGTCAGCGACAGCCTTGATGAACTCAAAGGCAAGAAAATCGGCGTGCAGCGTGGTTCGATCCACGACCGTTTCGCCAAGGAAGTCCTGGCACCCAAAGGCGCAGTAGTCGTGCCTTACGGCTCGCAGAACGAAATCTACCTGGATGTTGAAGCGGGTCGTCTTGACGGTACCGTTGCCGACGCCACTTTGCTGGAAGACGGTTTCCTGAAAACCCCGGCTGGCAAAGGCTATGCGTTCGCAGGCCCGGCTTTCACCGACGTGAAATACTTTGGTGATGGCGTGGGTATCGCCGTGCGCAAGGGCGACGCCCTGAAAGACAAGATCAACGCTGCCATCACGGCTATCCGTGAAAACGGCAAGTACAAGCAAATCCAGGACAAGTACTTCAACTTCGATATTTACGGTCAGTAA
- a CDS encoding succinylglutamate desuccinylase/aspartoacylase family protein translates to MERIDHLLPWSNLGCERHLTVFRFGAGERKAYIQASLHADELPGMRCAWELKKRLSELEARGALNGVIELVPVANPLGLGQLLQGSHQGRFEFDSGKNFNRDFVELSEPVAQRLAGRLGDDPHANTRLIRQAMLEVLAGLPAATSPLQGMQRVLLSHACNADIVLDLHCETDAALHMYALPQHWPQWRSLAAHLGVRVGLLAEDSGGSSFDEACSVPWLRLQRRFADAQIPLACMSTTLELGGQADTGRPQAEAYAEGILAFLAEQGLINGDWPAAQHDTCEGMPFEGTELLFAPHPGVVSFLRPVGAWVEKGEPLFEVIDPLSDRVSTVCAGTSGVLFAVERLRYAQPGFWLAKVAGREPLRHGRLLND, encoded by the coding sequence ATGGAACGTATCGATCACCTGCTGCCCTGGAGCAACCTGGGTTGCGAGCGTCATTTGACGGTGTTCCGGTTCGGCGCAGGTGAGCGCAAGGCCTATATCCAGGCCAGCCTGCATGCCGACGAGCTGCCGGGCATGCGTTGTGCCTGGGAGCTGAAGAAACGCCTGAGCGAACTTGAAGCCCGTGGCGCCTTGAACGGTGTGATTGAGCTGGTGCCCGTGGCCAACCCCCTGGGGCTTGGCCAGTTGCTGCAAGGCAGCCACCAGGGGCGTTTCGAGTTTGACAGCGGCAAGAACTTCAATCGCGATTTTGTCGAGTTGAGTGAGCCGGTAGCGCAGCGGCTGGCAGGTCGCCTGGGGGATGATCCCCACGCCAATACCCGGCTGATCCGCCAGGCCATGCTGGAGGTGCTGGCCGGGTTGCCAGCGGCGACCAGCCCGTTGCAAGGTATGCAGCGTGTCTTGTTGAGCCATGCCTGCAATGCGGACATTGTGCTGGACCTGCACTGTGAAACCGACGCTGCCCTGCACATGTACGCGTTGCCCCAGCATTGGCCGCAGTGGCGTTCGCTGGCTGCGCATCTGGGTGTTCGGGTTGGCTTGCTGGCTGAAGACTCGGGTGGCAGCTCCTTCGATGAAGCCTGCTCAGTACCCTGGCTGCGTTTGCAGCGCCGGTTTGCCGATGCGCAGATTCCATTGGCCTGCATGTCCACCACCCTGGAGCTGGGCGGTCAGGCCGATACCGGCAGGCCCCAGGCCGAAGCGTATGCCGAGGGTATTCTGGCGTTTCTGGCCGAACAAGGGCTGATCAATGGCGACTGGCCTGCTGCACAGCATGACACCTGCGAAGGCATGCCGTTTGAAGGCACTGAGTTATTGTTTGCACCGCACCCTGGTGTGGTGAGTTTTTTACGTCCGGTGGGCGCCTGGGTTGAAAAGGGCGAGCCGCTGTTTGAAGTGATTGATCCTTTATCTGACCGGGTCAGTACGGTATGCGCAGGAACATCCGGCGTGTTATTTGCCGTTGAGCGCCTGCGTTATGCCCAACCCGGTTTCTGGCTGGCTAAAGTGGCGGGGCGAGAGCCTTTGCGCCACGGGCGCTTGCTCAACGACTGA
- the aruF gene encoding arginine/ornithine succinyltransferase subunit alpha, producing the protein MLVMRPAQMADLGEVQRLAADSPIGVTSLPDDIERLRDKIAASETSFAAEVSFNGEESYFFVLEDTAAGKLVGCSAIVASAGYSEPFYSFRNETFVHASRELKIHNKIHVLSQCHDLTGNSLLTSFYVVPELVGSTWSELNSRGRLLFVANHPERFADSVVTEIVGYSDENGDSPFWDAIGRNFFDLNYAAAERLCGLKSRTFLAELMPHYPIYVPLLPDTAQEAMGQVHPRAQITFDILMREGFETDHYIDIFDGGPTLHARVSGIRSIAQSRVVPVKIGESSKGGGRQYLVANAQLQDYRAVLLELDWAPGKPVTLDLEAAEALGVGEGASVRVVAV; encoded by the coding sequence ATGCTGGTGATGCGCCCTGCGCAAATGGCTGATCTGGGCGAGGTACAGCGTCTGGCTGCGGACAGCCCGATTGGTGTCACTTCATTGCCCGACGATATCGAACGCCTGCGCGACAAGATCGCCGCGTCCGAAACTTCGTTTGCCGCCGAAGTCAGCTTCAATGGCGAGGAAAGCTACTTTTTCGTCCTTGAAGACACTGCCGCCGGCAAGCTGGTGGGGTGCTCGGCGATCGTGGCATCGGCCGGTTACTCGGAGCCGTTCTACAGCTTCCGTAACGAGACGTTCGTGCACGCCTCCCGCGAGCTGAAGATCCACAACAAGATCCACGTCCTGTCGCAGTGCCATGACCTGACCGGTAACAGCCTGCTGACCAGTTTTTATGTGGTCCCGGAACTGGTGGGCTCGACCTGGTCCGAACTCAACTCCCGTGGCCGCCTGCTGTTTGTGGCCAACCACCCGGAGCGTTTTGCCGATTCCGTGGTGACCGAGATCGTGGGCTATAGCGATGAAAATGGCGACTCGCCATTTTGGGACGCCATTGGCCGCAACTTCTTCGACCTGAACTATGCCGCCGCCGAGCGCCTGTGCGGACTCAAGAGCCGCACCTTCCTCGCCGAGCTGATGCCCCATTACCCGATCTATGTGCCGTTGCTGCCCGACACGGCCCAGGAGGCAATGGGGCAGGTACATCCGCGTGCGCAGATCACCTTCGACATCCTGATGCGCGAAGGCTTCGAGACCGATCACTACATCGATATTTTCGACGGTGGCCCGACCCTGCATGCACGGGTGTCGGGCATCCGCTCGATCGCCCAGAGCCGCGTGGTGCCTGTCAAGATCGGCGAGTCGAGCAAAGGCGGCGGTCGTCAGTACCTGGTGGCCAACGCCCAGCTGCAGGATTACCGCGCGGTACTGCTGGAGCTGGATTGGGCACCGGGCAAGCCGGTCACGCTGGATCTGGAAGCGGCCGAAGCACTTGGCGTTGGCGAAGGTGCCAGCGTGCGAGTGGTGGCGGTTTAA
- a CDS encoding ABC transporter permease, translating to MLKGYGAVILDGAWLTLQLALSSMALAIVLGLIGVSLRLSPVRWLAWMGDLYSTVIRGIPDLVLILLIFYGGQDLLNRVAPMLGYDDYIDLNPLAAGIGTLGFIFGAYLSETFRGAFMAIPKGQAEAGMAYGMSPFQVFFRVLVPQMIRLAIPGFTNNWLVLTKATALISVVGLQDMMFKAKQAADATREPFTFFLAVAAMYLVLTSVSLLALRQLEKRYSVGVRAAEL from the coding sequence ATGTTGAAAGGCTACGGGGCTGTCATCCTCGATGGCGCTTGGCTGACGCTTCAGCTCGCCTTGTCGTCCATGGCCCTGGCCATTGTTCTAGGTCTGATCGGTGTTTCGTTGCGCTTGTCGCCGGTACGTTGGCTGGCTTGGATGGGCGATCTGTATTCAACGGTAATCCGCGGGATTCCCGACCTTGTGCTGATTTTGCTGATTTTCTACGGCGGTCAGGACTTGCTCAATCGCGTGGCGCCAATGCTGGGCTACGACGATTACATTGACTTGAACCCGTTGGCTGCCGGTATCGGCACCCTGGGCTTTATTTTTGGTGCCTACCTGTCCGAGACGTTTCGTGGTGCGTTCATGGCCATCCCCAAGGGGCAGGCTGAAGCCGGCATGGCGTATGGCATGAGTCCGTTCCAGGTGTTTTTCCGGGTATTGGTGCCGCAGATGATTCGCCTGGCGATCCCTGGCTTTACCAATAACTGGCTGGTGTTGACCAAGGCTACGGCGCTGATTTCGGTGGTGGGCCTGCAAGACATGATGTTCAAGGCCAAGCAGGCGGCGGATGCCACCCGCGAGCCGTTCACCTTCTTCCTGGCCGTTGCAGCGATGTACCTGGTACTGACCAGTGTTTCGCTGCTGGCACTGCGACAACTTGAGAAGCGCTACTCGGTAGGCGTTAGGGCGGCTGAGCTATGA